The genomic segment atggtttatgattccttgttgaaattttttccaCATGTGTGTCTCAAGTTCTAAGGGTAAGTGGTGTTGATCATCTTTGATAGATGTGACAGACTGACAGTGAAACTCTGGTACATAGAGAGCCGTGAAATTGTATGTAGACTCTTTGACATTGGAATAGAATGTCTTCCCTATTAAGTCTTTGATGAGGTAAGCCACCTCGTCGTCCAATTCATCTAAGTTGGCCTAAGAATAAAAAAGTGACTTAGGTTGGCAATTTTAGTTTGAATAGTACCTTCAAATAGttaatacacaaaataaaataaaaaaacatatgaaaagaaCTATGAAACAACGGATTGCCACACTACGGACTCATTGAAAACAACACACCGGAGTATTCCCACAGCTTCGAATGGAGAGAAAGTGTAACGTGTCAAGGTCAAACCagagtttttcattttcaaattacaGTTAGTGCATGAAATGTAGTGTCACCTATTGTGCAATACACAACTTCAACCACTTTCGcttaacaccaaaaacaaatgttccttaaaaatatcaagacgatgttttaagtaatagtagtaaaaataaaatataaattggtcATATTACCTGGCCTCCATCCTTGTTATTTGACGTAAGTCTCTATTTGTTCAATCATGTACAAATCTTTTGGgtcttaataaattttggcaACTAAAATTGACGGGACATGACTTGCCTTGAAATAGTTACTggggaaaatattaaagactatAAGATTGTTGTTCATTTAAAAAGATTATTGTACGAATATTGGGAAAAACTGATGTGCAAAGTAAgacaaaaactgatttaattggaagcaatatatattacatgttggagaatgggaaaaaacaaatacagaattAACCAGatgtatatgaaatataatatcttTTGCGGAATTGTTGGAGTTCAAAAAATATTGGGTTGACGATGTtgcatttaaatataaatagtcTGCCCAGAGTGTAAGAAGTTTGGCATGTGTTTCAATGGCAAGTTTTTCCCAAAGAGAGACACTGCTTTCCCCGAATCAACAAATCTTCGAACTTAGATAGGCGAGTTGCATGTCtgaaaacaagtaaaaaattagttagagaggaagtttttaatatacagtATGTGAGATAGGTGTATTGTGGATTAGGTAGGTTATTTACATTTTCGTCTAGAAAGAGACATTTAAAGCTGAATAAGAGATTGTTTCTTCTAAAGTATGGAGCTTcccaaaaacaatcatatttttacTGGTGTTCATCGTTAGAGAGTAATtctagagtagagtagagagaaatttttttaggttgtaacatttttaaaagcgtAATTAGTGTATGGGGTGGGGGTGTTGATTCCCAGTAGATTGAGGGAAGgcgattataataataataaaagtaatcagaaattgaattctattagattataattttatggaaaacaaattactaatatttaattggaaataaataagaaagcaattatcaaatgaCTTAATTTACTTTGATGGCAAGACGTTACGTTTTCAAAAGCagaatgcaaaactaaaactaaattcgaGCTTCAATTTAAGTACCGTATGGGAGGAAGAGAAACACAGGTGCTGCATGTTCAGATcctatttgtttgtttgttaagacaaattttttaattaccaaaggATTAAGTTGACAGTTGTGGCAATATTTAATTAGCAATGGACAAGTGTCAACTATACAAAGCGCCAAATGTCATCGCCTCAAACAAAGTTTAGaagaaaccttctcttattatataagatgtgCATctatagtaaaattatttaactcCACACACTTGGCTCTtagcaataagaaaaaaataaaaaataaaaataaaaaaactaatcttattatataaactacggatattgttgtattttcctttttttttttttttttttgagtaacgACGACAGGGGACAAAACCAACTggacattttttaaaaatttgttttataaattttttaacaaaattaaaataaaataaaatggaagAACAACtggaaataaaaattattatttgtgttTGATAGATGTTCTCTTCCTTGAAGATCCTTGCGCGTCTTTGATgtttcttctctccttcaatCATTCATCCTTGaatctattttttctctctttcaaataTTAATGCGTCCAGATGTTTTTTTGAGtcatagatatttttttgttctttctatcAAATTACTCTGGTTTTGACATCTCTGTTTAAACAGGCTTGGAAGAATCATGTCTTTGAGATCAGAATCTTCCAAGGCAGAAAAGTTAACAGAGGATCCAGTTACGTACAAGACGGCACAGAGCAGCGTGACGTGCATCTACCAAGCACACATGGTTGGATTCTGGAGAAATGTTAGGGTTCTATGGTCTAAAAATCTTATGAACCATTCCTTAACCGTGATGGTCACTAGCGTACAAGGGGATATGAATTACTGTTGCAAGGTTGATCTTAAGCCATGGCACTTTTGGAACAAGAAAGGATACAAATCGTTTGAGGTTGAAGGAAACCAAGTAGATGCGTATTGGGATTTTAGGTCTGCTAAATTCAACGGCAGCCCTGAGCCGAGCTCAGATTTTTACGTGGCTCTTGTATCGGACGAGGAGGTTGTTCTATTGTTGGGTGATCACAAAAAGAAAGCTTTTAAGAGAACTAAATCAAGACCTGCCTTGGTTGACGCTGCCTTGTTctacaagaaagaaaatgtgTTTGGTAAGAAGAGCTTTTCGACTAGGGCGAAGTTCAATGATAGGAAGAAAGAGCATGAGATCGTAGTGGAGAGCTCGACCGGGGAGAAGGATCCTGAGATGTGGATTAGCGTTGATGGTATCATTTTGGTTCAGGTGAGAAATCTGCAGTGGAAATTTAGGGGGAATCAAACGGTTTTGGTGGATAAAGAACCAGTTCAAGTGTTTTGGGATGTGTATGATTGGTTCTTCAGCACGCCCGGTACAGGTCACGGCTTGTTCATCTTTAAACCAGAGAACGGTGAGAGTGACGCGAGCGATGGAGGAACCAAGGATagtagttcttcttcttcttcttcgtctgaGTTTTGTCTCTTCCTTTATGCTTGGAAATTGGAGTAAGTCTAAAATGTTTTCAAACCAAAGCTTGCATTCTTTTTGTTGCCTGACTGTAAACTCATGTTCAACATCAATCTTAGCGTGTGACCCATTCTTGATAATTTGACTAGTTCAAATTTACCAAGACGTGAAAAAGGGTTTGTTTGCAAAGACGGGCTGTTTCTCCCACTATCTATTAGTgcaatgtgtgtgtgtgtgtgtgtaacaCTGACCAAGACCTTTTGATTCTTAGCCAACTCAGCAGACGATCTGATGAAGATGGAATGATTGTAAGATTGCTTGCTTGACTTTAGAATCCTCTGGTGTACACACTAGTTCTTTTCAATCTCAAGATTGTTTACATGTTTTATCGAGGAACGCTGACTCGCtgagaaattataaaataaatccgaTAAGCAAACATTACCATAAATGTAATGAAGACTTAGCCTGCTCTAGCTGCACAACATTTCAGGTTCACTTATCTCTCTACATCAAAGAAAAGCTCTGTTGATCCTCAAACATGTGACGTCCAGCTGGAGAGGAACAAAACAGGCGAGGCCCAAACAACCAACTGCCCGGGTACCAGCTGCCAGATATATTAGTGTCTATAGGGAACGGTATCGTTGGTTAGGAATGGGACCAACTACTAATGCCCAATAAAGTCACATGGATATACTCATAACCTAACTTTTTAGATGGGTAGTTTTCTTGGTTAAGAGCCTAGTATAGGATAGGTTAGTAGTATCTATTCAAAACCACAATTAGGATATGAGAAAATTACaatcttatatataattttgttccgAATCTCGCGAGAAGAAAAATTCATCAACTCAGCAACTTACAAAAGTAACTCAGTTTAAGACACCGAAGTCTATGCTAGTGACATCTCAAAGAAAAAACGAAGATGTAGAGAGGTACATACTAGTAGTTAAAAAGAAACGTTAAATTAGTTACGGAACATACAAAACTTTTCTACAATTACCAAAGCGGAAACGAGTGGAACAAGATGTCTTTCACGCCATCTATCAACCTACAAACAAACAACCATATCTGATAACAAGTTTTGATAATGcttacgagagagagagagagagagagagatcagctTGCTGCTATGTTGCAAGTGCCGATTCCGTCTCTACAGTCATTGGTAAGATCATTGAATGTTTCAATATGCTTCTTCCCTCTCAAGAACACTTCTGTATCAACAGAAGCTCTCATGTAACCGTCAAACTCGACTGGGTTTCCTCCATTAAGCTTCGTTGTCTCTGAATACCATTCGCTACTCTCGTCCCAAAGATCCTTGAACTCATCCAGAAAATGGGGTTTATACTTATCTTTCAAAGGGTTAAAGAAAGATACCTCTGGTTCATCTGTTGCAATATAAAGATTCCTTCCTTGTTCAATTTTGTCCTGAAGGGTAGGTAAGATGGATCTTGGTGAAGTATCCCTTTCAAGATTAGGCCAAACCTCCTTGTTTCTTGCCTTGTCCCCTCGCTCAATGTGAATAGCATCATAATCCCAGTTTAACCTGGAAGCAATCGCAGAGACGATCTCCATCAGTCGTTTAGATTTCCACAATAGATGCCATGGCCTTTGCACAACAGTTTCTGTCTCGCCTTCACAAACTCTGTACCAATAGTTATCTGGTTCTACAGTCCCGAACTTCCTCATGACCAATGTGTCCTTTACATCAACAAGCTTCATCGGTGTGACCCTCAAGTCTTCAACGAGATGAAGGTTTAATCCATTCTTCTTATACCATTTCCCCCAATCTGTCCAAAACTGCACTTGGTCTAACACAGAAGCAGCAGACTCTTTCAGATGCTCAAAATCAAAGTAAAACCTGAAGTCCTTCCCTTCCTCGTTCTGACCAGACAAGGTATAACCCGAAGACAGACAGAGAGTCAAATCCATCACTAATGTCCTATTCAAATACTGTGCTTCCCCTAAAGCACACAAGAAACTCCACAAGAAATGGTTCATACTCTTACACCTATCTCCCCCACCAACGTAAACCAAGTAACGACCTTGTATAAAGGCAGTCTCAGACTCAACCACAGGAAGTGAATCATTAACTGCTTCACCAACCACAGGCAATGAGAAATCATCAACCTTACCCCCAAAATTTTTCTCAAACCCGGGTTTcaaactcctcttcctcttcctagCATTCACACCTGAATGATACTCACCTATCCCCATCACACTAACACTACAATTCTCAGACTTTTCAATCACAAACCTACGGTAATCCTTATAAAACGCAGCCGTTTTGCCATCTTTAGGCCTATAACGCCAAGCCATATCACAAGAAGTAGCACCTTCCACAGCTGCAGGTTTACCAAACTTATAAAAGTGAATGTCTTTGAACTTGTCTATAGTAGCTTTCATCATCAAGTGAAAAACTTCAGGATCTTTGCAATCAATTGGGATGCTGGTATCACAATCCAGCTGATTCGCATCGGAATCATTCTCAGAAGTCTCGACATCAGCTATGTTGATGAATCCAGCGAACGCGGTTTGGTTCGCCGCCATGAAATCTTCGCCGGTTTTAACAACAGTGTCATCGGATTGAAGAGTAGCGTTTGAATTAGATGTGAGGAAAGTTGTGATTTTGTCAGATGGGTGAAAAAGCGGATCTTCTGGTTCGTATGTTGCAGCGATAATGGTGAAAACCACGACTCCGATGACCAACAAAGAGAAGCCTATGCTTCCGATTAAGTTCACTGCGCTTTGCCCTATATTTTCTGGTCGGAAGCTTCCCCCTCCGGTTCTGGATCTTCCtaacatctcttttttttttttcttttttctttgtctcttctcAGGATCTCTACACGAGTACAATGAATGTCATTCTCAGAGAGACAAGTACCAAGATGCAAGAGTTTTGGTCTTTGTGAAGCGGAGGAATCGAAGAGCTTTCTGCAGTTGTTTCTCTGTAATGTGTTAAAACGACATGCTTACACGTGTGGATGTGGAGCGACTCTACTTGCGTCGTCATCGACCATGGCAAAGGATGAAAGGACATTACTTTAGATCTAACGTTAATACGCTCTTTTTGTCCCTCATGTTCCAAAAATGTTTGCCAGCTACACCAAGTATTGGCTAACACACAGTTATTTGGTTATGAGTTAAACAAATATGAGTTacgtgtacaacaccataaccaTCTAATTCTGATGATTTGTTTGCCGGAATCCAGTGTTGACCGATATTGACCGACATTGACcaatgttgaccaaaaaattaattttttttttatttttaaaaaaaaacaaaagttaaaaaacaattacataactttactaaaaaattatataataattttttactacaaaataatacaacaaatatacattttccttttataaattcaaaatttggtttttaattttataccatatcatttttttaccctattatattttattatgtagcatgctattaaatatttttatataacaaatatataaaaaataatggtAAATCAAAGGTTAAATATATAGCAAGGTGCAATatactttgacaaaaaaaaaacaaactagactcaattaTAAAAAGTCTATGAACATTTTTAAgccaaaagattttaagaaaaaattatatgtctcatcatttgatatatttgtcatatatcatattatatttgttatataaaaggaaatttttgtatataacaaaattttactacaaagtattataacaattatacattttccttttgtatataacaaatataaatttcccttttgtatataataaatataatatggtataaaatttaatactaacttttgaatttacaaaaggaaaatgtacatatattatactattttgtagtaaaattttattatagtaaagatatgtaattattttgttgaattttgttgtttatgaaaaaaaaaattggtcaacgccggtcaatatCGGACAACGCCGGTCAATATCGGACAACGCCGGTCAATACCGGTCAACACCGGATTCCGGCAAAGAAAGTATCAGAGTTAAATGGTTATGGTATTGTACACATAAAtcatgtttgtttatgcatgtccgtatgtaatgacaatagtttgtgtaattaataaaacatttatattgtaTGTATGTGTGGCGATGTGTTAGCATATACTTGACGTAGTTGGcaattatttttcctttttagcagtttttacacattttaaaaaaacaataattactgattttaactatataattttcttttacttaaaatatattttttaattttataccaataataaattaaaaaattaaatgtttttaataattactttttgaaACATCAATCTATGTGAAACTAAAGGAGTATAAATTATAACTCTTATGTAATTCGATAGAATATAGATCGTATAGGTAAAATTGGGTGGAGGAGTGATACATGCAgtctttgttttaatttaaactactttccttctttcatttttttctaatattcttTTCTACAAttgctaaaataaaattaaccgCTTCGCTTGAATGATACCAATCAAATCCAGTATGTCTAAATGTAGAAGGTTGAATGTAGcaactctgatttttttttttgaatgaatgttatattcaggtaaaaaaaaattcctttttaCAAAGAATGCGTCCTTATTTCAAAGAGTCAGAAGAATTTAGTTGTATGGCTGTTGAAACTAGGTCTCGACGCTAGCCAAAGCTGAAGCCCGTCCGCAAACTTAGTCGTATCAGACATCATTGAGAGGAGGATATTTCGAACCAAACGATCAAGAAAGCAGACGAGTTGGACAGCGGAGCTTGGCAAGTCACCATGTCTCCGGCGGTTACGCTCGACCCAAATGGTATGTAATGTTGCTTGTAGGACAAGGAAACAGGTGGTGCCTGGTATCGTGGAGCTGGAGAGCAAAGATAGAAGGTGAGATAGACGAGCAGAGTGTTACTACGAAGGAGCCGACCAGTTAAATCACGCCAAATCCTCAAGGAGTAAGGACACATGAAGAATAAATGGTCCAACGTCTCCACTGGTGCCCGACAAAACACACAAGACGGATCTACACCTGAGTTCCAAGACAACATACGGTCCCCCGTTGTAAGCCGATTACGTGCATTAACTCCGATATTTTCACctctatattttaaattttcttttttttttcactgaaagGATTATCATTCAAGTTCAAACTTTTACAAACATCTGTACAAAATCTAAAGCTCCAAAAGAACAGAGGAAACTAACCCAAAAGGATAAGGGAAGCAAACAACTGCAAAAGCTAATAAGATTCAACTCTAAAAACTAAGGCAGTCGGGAGAGAAACTTGAAGTAGGCACACCGACGCATGAGTTCTTCATCCGCAGATGAAGAAAGCTCAGAGAACAGACAAACACCAATACACTCAAGAGAGCGAAGGATTAAAGCTGTAGCCAAACAAGATTAACAAGGAAATTGtagaacagagaagaagagcaCCAGCTAAAAATGAAGAAACCATCCCCTTCTATACCGCTATATCTTCAATTGAAACTCAACCCAATAACTCCAATGACGTGCTTCAGCCAAGGCTGACAACACGAAGCTATAGCTGCTGAAATGCTCCATTGAAAAAATCATTTAAGGATGCGGGGAGGAAGGGATCTTCACCTACTGGGCGAGGTAACAAGGCCCTGAGAACATTTTCTTCATTGAAAGAATGATAACCTTTTATGTTCTCCCAGCGAAAGGACTTCACACCGAAGCTGAACCAAAGCCAAGAGAAAATCAGATTTAGCTTAACAGTCggataaacaaaacacaaaccttAGAAGTCACTTAACACCACCACAGAGGAAGAACCCGACAACAAAGCAACGTAATCGCAGAACCATATGGGTTTTCAAAGCCAAGCCGTGGAAACAGAAATCTGACTAAGTACAAGCCTTAAACGAAGCAGCACCACCGCAAAGCCGACAGGTTCCAAGAATAAAACTTTTCAAATCCACCTCCACAACAACCGAAAAAACAACAAGACACCACCACTCCCAATCCAACGAGAACAAAGCCAATGAGCCAGATTGTCAAGACAAACAAACCAGA from the Camelina sativa cultivar DH55 chromosome 12, Cs, whole genome shotgun sequence genome contains:
- the LOC104732477 gene encoding uncharacterized protein LOC104732477 is translated as MSLRSESSKAEKLTEDPVTYKTAQSSVTCIYQAHMVGFWRNVRVLWSKNLMNHSLTVMVTSVQGDMNYCCKVDLKPWHFWNKKGYKSFEVEGNQVDAYWDFRSAKFNGSPEPSSDFYVALVSDEEVVLLLGDHKKKAFKRTKSRPALVDAALFYKKENVFGKKSFSTRAKFNDRKKEHEIVVESSTGEKDPEMWISVDGIILVQVRNLQWKFRGNQTVLVDKEPVQVFWDVYDWFFSTPGTGHGLFIFKPENGESDASDGGTKDSSSSSSSSSEFCLFLYAWKLE
- the LOC104732478 gene encoding uncharacterized protein LOC104732478, whose product is MLGRSRTGGGSFRPENIGQSAVNLIGSIGFSLLVIGVVVFTIIAATYEPEDPLFHPSDKITTFLTSNSNATLQSDDTVVKTGEDFMAANQTAFAGFINIADVETSENDSDANQLDCDTSIPIDCKDPEVFHLMMKATIDKFKDIHFYKFGKPAAVEGATSCDMAWRYRPKDGKTAAFYKDYRRFVIEKSENCSVSVMGIGEYHSGVNARKRKRSLKPGFEKNFGGKVDDFSLPVVGEAVNDSLPVVESETAFIQGRYLVYVGGGDRCKSMNHFLWSFLCALGEAQYLNRTLVMDLTLCLSSGYTLSGQNEEGKDFRFYFDFEHLKESAASVLDQVQFWTDWGKWYKKNGLNLHLVEDLRVTPMKLVDVKDTLVMRKFGTVEPDNYWYRVCEGETETVVQRPWHLLWKSKRLMEIVSAIASRLNWDYDAIHIERGDKARNKEVWPNLERDTSPRSILPTLQDKIEQGRNLYIATDEPEVSFFNPLKDKYKPHFLDEFKDLWDESSEWYSETTKLNGGNPVEFDGYMRASVDTEVFLRGKKHIETFNDLTNDCRDGIGTCNIAAS